CACGAGAAACTCGTCGCCGCCGTACCGAATGACGACGTCGCCTGCCCGAAAGTTGTCCTTGAGCATCACCGCCACTTCCCGCAGCACCCGGTCGCCGGTCAGATGGCCGAAGCGGGCGTTGATTTCCTTGAAGCGGTCGAGATCAAAAAGCAGCAGGGAAAGGGGCTTGACGTGGCGTTGCGCCCGCGCCATCTCCCGGCCGAGCACTTCCTCCAGCATGCGCCGGTTGTAGGCACCGGTGAGAGGGTCGAGGAGCGCCAGAGTCCGATTGAACTCCGCTTCGTGCTCGACCTCGAGTATGCTCCAGCGCAGCCGCGTAATTTCCCGCCGCTTTTGGATAACGTAGATGTTGAACAGTATAATGAGCGTGACGAATCCGAAAACAAGCTGGGGAAGCAGCCGCGACTGGATGGTGATCGCCCGCAGGCCCCAAAAGACGGAAGGAGCAAGAAAGCTGAAGACGCAGCCGGATACGAGCAGGGTAACGAGCAACAGAATGGAAAAGAGCTGCCAATCTCGCCGGTCGAGTTCCTTCAGCCGGGTGGTGGGATCCTTACCCGAAGCCTTTGCTTTCCCGGTAGTTGAAGCTCCTTGTTTAGCGGCTGGGCCGGGAGATGCCTGGACAACATCCGGGGTTTGTGTGGCCATGTCGGAATCCTGCTATGGGGGAGGAGCAGCGTCCTCAGAGGTGGACAGATTTTAACAGATTGCTATCGTACTGTATCCCCAACTTGTTCTAAGGATAAACATCCCTGGAACAGC
This genomic stretch from Candidatus Acidiferrales bacterium harbors:
- a CDS encoding diguanylate cyclase, producing MATQTPDVVQASPGPAAKQGASTTGKAKASGKDPTTRLKELDRRDWQLFSILLLVTLLVSGCVFSFLAPSVFWGLRAITIQSRLLPQLVFGFVTLIILFNIYVIQKRREITRLRWSILEVEHEAEFNRTLALLDPLTGAYNRRMLEEVLGREMARAQRHVKPLSLLLFDLDRFKEINARFGHLTGDRVLREVAVMLKDNFRAGDVVIRYGGDEFLV